A single region of the Amia ocellicauda isolate fAmiCal2 chromosome 8, fAmiCal2.hap1, whole genome shotgun sequence genome encodes:
- the dnajc21 gene encoding dnaJ homolog subfamily C member 21 isoform X1 encodes MKCHYEVLSVKRDATDSDLKKAYRKLALKWHPDKNLDNADQAAEQFKLIQAAYDVLSDPQERAWYDNHRDALLKGGVSGEYEDDSIDLLQYFTVTCYSGYGDDEEGFYSVYRNIFEGITKEEKEFSKEQDEDEEEFPTFGNSQSDYDTVVHLFYAYWQSFCTRKNFAWKEEYDTRQASNRWEKRAMEKENKKTREKGRKERNELVRQLVAFVRKRDKRVQAHKKLVEEQNAEKAKKVEELRRKQKISQAKLAEDYKEQSWAAMSELEKELQQMEVQYEKEFGDGSDSEEDEREVPEGGELKDIVMDGTDELAAYYDDLYCPACDKILKTDKAMRNHGKSKKHREMVVLLRQQLEEEELALSQQSEENGLKAEEGEEEEEDVLDETPRQKLSKKQKKKKRQQKVKQSPSESEEAPAPGPVQNQTTPEDSQQADAEGSEEAPPSESVQNTEEVEGDGKLEDPSPAASKSSGKVKVKKAGKESKKGSKSQGGTDQVPEKEVNLRCVTCQFEFPTRNKLFDHLKTTGHASAVHSLPSATASGPSAGKSKKDKRKNR; translated from the exons ATGAAGTGCCATTACGAGGTGTTGAGTGTCAAAAGGGACGCTACGGACAGTGATTTGAAAAAGGCCTATCGCAAATTAGCTTTGAAATGGCACCcag ATAAGAACCTGGACAATGCAGATCAAGCAGCAGAGCAGTTTAAACTGATCCAGGCTGCATATGATGTACTGAGTGACCCACAGGAAAGAGCCTG GTACGACAATCACCGTGATGCGCTCCTGAAGGGAGGGGTGAGCGGTGAGTACGAGGACGACAGCATCGACCTCCTGCAGTATTTCACTGTCACCTGCTATTCCGGCTATGGTGATGATGAAGAG GGTTTTTACAGTGTGTATAGAAATATTTTTGAGGGCATcacaaaagaagaaaaggagTTCAGCAAAGAGCAGGATGAAGACGAAGAGGAGTTCCCAACTTTTGGAAACTCGCAGAGTGACTACGATACG GTCGTTCACTTGTTCTATGCCTACTGGCAGAGTTTCTGCACCAGGAAGAACTTTGCCTGGAAGGAGGAGTATGATACCCGGCAGGCCTCTAACCGCTGGGAAAAAAGAGCGATGGAGAAGGAAAACAAGAAGACGCGAGAGAAGGGCCGGAAGGAACGCAATGAGCTTGTGAGGCAGCTGGTGGCGTTTGTGCGGAAACGGGACAAGCGTGTTCAGGCACACAAGAAACTAGTAGAGGAGCAGAACGCAGAGAAAGCCAAGAAAGTGGAAGAGCTCCGACGAAAACAGAAGATCAGCCAAGCCAA GCTGGCAGAGGACTATAAAGAACAGAGCTGGGCAGCCATGTCCGAGCTGGAGAAGGAGCTGCAGCAGATGGAGGTGCAGTACGAGAAGGAGTTTGGAGATGGATCGGACAGCGAGGAGGACGAAAGGGAGGTGCCAGAGGGAGGTGAGCTGAAGG ATATTGTGATGGATGGAACCGATGAGCTTGCTGCCTATTATGATGACCTTTACTGCCCAGCCTGCGATAAGATCTTAAAAACGGACAAAGC CATGAGGAATCATGGGAAATCAAAAAAGCACAGAGAGATGGTAGTGTTGCTGAGGCAACAGCTGGAAGAGGAGGAGCTTGCTCTGAGCCAGCAGTCTGAAGAGAATGGGCTGAAggcagaggagggggaggaagaggaggaggacgtGCTGGATGAGACCCCAAGACAAAA GCTCTCTAAaaagcagaaaaagaaaaagaggcaaCAGAAGGTGAAACAA AGCCCATCAGAAAGTGAGGAAGCACCTGCTCCCGGGCCTGTTCAGAACCAGACTACTCCTGAGGACAGCCAGCAAGCAGACGCAGAAGGCAGTGAAGAGGCACCCCCCTCAGAGTCCGTCCAAAATACAGAAGAGGTTGAAGGCGATGGCAAACTGGAGGATCCATCACCTGCTGCTTCAAAAAG TTCTGGGAAGGTTAAAGTAAAAAAGGCCGGGAAGGAATCAAAAAAAGGCAGCAAGTCCCAGGGAGGAACAGATCAGGTCCCAGAG aagGAAGTCAACCTGCGCTGCGTTACTTGCCAGTTTGAGTTCCCCACTAGGAATAAACTGTTTGACCATCTAAAGACAACGGGCCACGCTTCAGCAGTCCACTCCCTGCCCTCAGCCACGGCCAGTGGGCCGTCAGCAGGAAAGAGCAAGAAGGACAAACGGAAAAACAGATAA
- the dnajc21 gene encoding dnaJ homolog subfamily C member 21 isoform X2, producing the protein MKCHYEVLSVKRDATDSDLKKAYRKLALKWHPDKNLDNADQAAEQFKLIQAAYDVLSDPQERAWYDNHRDALLKGGVSGEYEDDSIDLLQYFTVTCYSGYGDDEEGFYSVYRNIFEGITKEEKEFSKEQDEDEEEFPTFGNSQSDYDTVVHLFYAYWQSFCTRKNFAWKEEYDTRQASNRWEKRAMEKENKKTREKGRKERNELVRQLVAFVRKRDKRVQAHKKLVEEQNAEKAKKVEELRRKQKISQAKLAEDYKEQSWAAMSELEKELQQMEVQYEKEFGDGSDSEEDEREVPEGDIVMDGTDELAAYYDDLYCPACDKILKTDKAMRNHGKSKKHREMVVLLRQQLEEEELALSQQSEENGLKAEEGEEEEEDVLDETPRQKLSKKQKKKKRQQKVKQSPSESEEAPAPGPVQNQTTPEDSQQADAEGSEEAPPSESVQNTEEVEGDGKLEDPSPAASKSSGKVKVKKAGKESKKGSKSQGGTDQVPEKEVNLRCVTCQFEFPTRNKLFDHLKTTGHASAVHSLPSATASGPSAGKSKKDKRKNR; encoded by the exons ATGAAGTGCCATTACGAGGTGTTGAGTGTCAAAAGGGACGCTACGGACAGTGATTTGAAAAAGGCCTATCGCAAATTAGCTTTGAAATGGCACCcag ATAAGAACCTGGACAATGCAGATCAAGCAGCAGAGCAGTTTAAACTGATCCAGGCTGCATATGATGTACTGAGTGACCCACAGGAAAGAGCCTG GTACGACAATCACCGTGATGCGCTCCTGAAGGGAGGGGTGAGCGGTGAGTACGAGGACGACAGCATCGACCTCCTGCAGTATTTCACTGTCACCTGCTATTCCGGCTATGGTGATGATGAAGAG GGTTTTTACAGTGTGTATAGAAATATTTTTGAGGGCATcacaaaagaagaaaaggagTTCAGCAAAGAGCAGGATGAAGACGAAGAGGAGTTCCCAACTTTTGGAAACTCGCAGAGTGACTACGATACG GTCGTTCACTTGTTCTATGCCTACTGGCAGAGTTTCTGCACCAGGAAGAACTTTGCCTGGAAGGAGGAGTATGATACCCGGCAGGCCTCTAACCGCTGGGAAAAAAGAGCGATGGAGAAGGAAAACAAGAAGACGCGAGAGAAGGGCCGGAAGGAACGCAATGAGCTTGTGAGGCAGCTGGTGGCGTTTGTGCGGAAACGGGACAAGCGTGTTCAGGCACACAAGAAACTAGTAGAGGAGCAGAACGCAGAGAAAGCCAAGAAAGTGGAAGAGCTCCGACGAAAACAGAAGATCAGCCAAGCCAA GCTGGCAGAGGACTATAAAGAACAGAGCTGGGCAGCCATGTCCGAGCTGGAGAAGGAGCTGCAGCAGATGGAGGTGCAGTACGAGAAGGAGTTTGGAGATGGATCGGACAGCGAGGAGGACGAAAGGGAGGTGCCAGAGGGAG ATATTGTGATGGATGGAACCGATGAGCTTGCTGCCTATTATGATGACCTTTACTGCCCAGCCTGCGATAAGATCTTAAAAACGGACAAAGC CATGAGGAATCATGGGAAATCAAAAAAGCACAGAGAGATGGTAGTGTTGCTGAGGCAACAGCTGGAAGAGGAGGAGCTTGCTCTGAGCCAGCAGTCTGAAGAGAATGGGCTGAAggcagaggagggggaggaagaggaggaggacgtGCTGGATGAGACCCCAAGACAAAA GCTCTCTAAaaagcagaaaaagaaaaagaggcaaCAGAAGGTGAAACAA AGCCCATCAGAAAGTGAGGAAGCACCTGCTCCCGGGCCTGTTCAGAACCAGACTACTCCTGAGGACAGCCAGCAAGCAGACGCAGAAGGCAGTGAAGAGGCACCCCCCTCAGAGTCCGTCCAAAATACAGAAGAGGTTGAAGGCGATGGCAAACTGGAGGATCCATCACCTGCTGCTTCAAAAAG TTCTGGGAAGGTTAAAGTAAAAAAGGCCGGGAAGGAATCAAAAAAAGGCAGCAAGTCCCAGGGAGGAACAGATCAGGTCCCAGAG aagGAAGTCAACCTGCGCTGCGTTACTTGCCAGTTTGAGTTCCCCACTAGGAATAAACTGTTTGACCATCTAAAGACAACGGGCCACGCTTCAGCAGTCCACTCCCTGCCCTCAGCCACGGCCAGTGGGCCGTCAGCAGGAAAGAGCAAGAAGGACAAACGGAAAAACAGATAA
- the agxt2 gene encoding alanine--glyoxylate aminotransferase 2, mitochondrial: MFKISSRMKSPCWAWRKHPASAFNSLVNFYRSSGALCEQSVINNSPPNILEMPPCSFKPKEYKEMSRERMMEIRNLNCSPMINKVTYYKSPLYVHQGYMQWLWDTSGQRYLDLFAGVATVSVGHCHPKVRAAAERQMGHLWHTTHIYVHSPIHEYSEKLAALFPDPLKVVYFTNSGSESNDLAMLMARLHTGNFDIMTLRGSYHGGSPQAMGLTSQSPYKYPIPSGLGCCTTICPDVFRGPWGGSHCRDSPVQTIRDCNCSPGCCNANDMYIEQLKDVLNTSVPERIAGLFTEPIQGVGGAVQYPKDFLKQAYNLIREKGGVCIADEVQTGFGRTGSDFWGFTAHDVVPDIVTLAKGIANGFPMGAVVTTPEIARSFAKGLHFNTFGGSPLACAIASSVLDTIEQDKTQQNSATLGTYFLTELAHLRDKYEIIGDVRGKGLQIGVEMVKDKVSRDPLPVAEVNQIFEDCKEMGLLIGKGGLYGQTFRIKPPMCITKEDVDFALSVFSHAVQKQMERR; this comes from the exons ATGTTTAAGATCTCCTCTCGAATGAAGTCCCCTTGCTGGGCTTGGAGGAAACATCCTGCCAGCGCCTTCAACTCCTTAGTTAACTTCTACCGGTCCAGCG GTGCATTATGTGAGCAGTCTGTAATAAATAACTCACCACCAAATATCTTGGAAATGCCTCCATGTAGCTTTAAACCTAAGGAGTATAAG GAGATGTCTAGAGAACGAATGATGGAGATACGGAATCTCAATTGCAGTCCAATGATCAATAAGGTTACCTATTACAAGAGCCCTTTATATGTCCACCAAGGCTATATGCAGTGGCTATGGGATACAAGCGGCCAGCGATACCTTGACCTATTTGCAGGTGTAGCCACAGTCAGCGTTGGACACTGTCACCC GAAGGTGAGAGCTGCAGCCGAGAGACAAATGGGACATCTTTGGCACACAACGCACATCTATGTGCATTCTCCAATCCACGAGTATTCAGAAAAACTTGCAGCCCTTTTCCCAGATCCACTGAAG GTTGTTTACTTTACAAACAGTGGTTCTGAGTCTAATGACCTTGCTATGCTCATGGCACGGCTGCACACAGGAAACTTTGACATCATGACCTTAAG GGGGTCATACCATGGTGGAAGTCCACAAGCAATGGGTCTAACATCACAATCACCCTATAAGTACCCCATCCCCTCTGGACTCGGCTGCTGCACT ACTATATGTCCTGATGTTTTCCGAGGTCCTTGGGGTGGAAGCCACTGCCGAGATTCTCCTGTCCAGACCATTCGAGATTGTAACTGCTCCCCAG GCTGTTGCAATGCAAACGACATGTATATTGAGCAGCTGAAAGACGTTCTCAACACCAGTGTCCCTGAACGGATCGCTGGGCTTTTCACAGAGCCCATCCAG GGGGTTGGTGGCGCTGTGCAGTATCCAAAGGACTTCCTGAAGCAGGCCTACAACCTCATCAGGGAAAAAGGAGGGGTCTGCATTGCTGATGAG GTTCAGACAGGATTTGGCCGTACAGGAAGTGACTTCTGGGGATTTACAGCTCATGATGTTGTTCCAGATATTGTTACCTTGGCAAAGGGCATTGCAAATGGATTCCCTATGGGAGCTGTTGTTACCACACCAG AGATTGCCAGGTCATTTGCTAAAGGGTTACACTTCAACACCTTTGGAGGGAGTCCACTTGCCTGTGCGATTGCATCTTCAGTGCTTGAT acTATTGAACAGGATAAGACACAGCAAAACAGTGCAACCCTTGGCACGTATTTCCTAACTGAACTGGCTCACCTAAGGGATAAATATGAGATCATTGGTGATGTACGTGGAAAGGGACTACAGATTGGGGTGGAAATGGTTAAGGACAAA GTAAGCCGTGACCCCCTGCCTGTAGCAGAGGTGAACCAGATTTTTGAAGACTGCAAAGAAATGGGCCTATTGATTGGAAAAGGGGGACTTTATGGACAG ACATTCCGGATAAAGCCCCCTATGTGCATCACTAAAGAAGATGTTGACTTTGCGCTGTCAGTCTTCAGCCATGCCGTGCAAAAGCAAATGGAGAGAAGATAG